A window from Megalops cyprinoides isolate fMegCyp1 chromosome 8, fMegCyp1.pri, whole genome shotgun sequence encodes these proteins:
- the LOC118782170 gene encoding transmembrane gamma-carboxyglutamic acid protein 4-like isoform X2 codes for MLLYLFLLCQFIQYGLTACTRRILRIINTEDSSNEVFVDEEAAKKFLGRHLLFNRFDFELFTPGNLERECKEEVCNYEEAREIFENIPATDAFWEMYTQDNLQPPSRLDVTALLIGLIAAGVTIIIIGLLFWYCCQRVCTVARSPGSSRVRTRRSNASLIIRRLEEVSMQPVFTPEEEMGPPGLPSYEQAIAKSGQHDAPPPPYPGSKPGSIRR; via the exons ATGCTTTTatacttatttttattgtgcCAATTTATTCAATATGGGCTGACTGCCTGTACAAGGAGGATATTGAGGATCATAAACACAGAGGACTCATCGAATGAAG TTTTTGTCGACGAGGAGGCCGCGAAAAAGTTCTTAGGACGCCACCTGTTGTTTAACCGATTTGACTTCGAGCTTTTTACCCCGGGGAATTTGGAAAGAGAGTGCAAGGAAGAAGTTTGCAACTATGAAGAAGCGCGagaaatttttgaaaatattccaGCCACA gatgcattctgggaaatgtacaCACAAG ATAATCTCCAGCCCCCATCAAGGTTAGATGTGACCGCCCTTCTCATCGGCCTAATTGCAGCTGGGGTGACCATAATTATCATCGGGCTGCTGTTTTGGTACTGCTGTCAAAGAGTGTGCACAGTTGCCAGATCCCCTGG CTCCTCTAGGGTACGCACACGGAGAAGTAATGCCTCCCTGATTATACGGAGGCTGGAAGAAGTCTCGATGCAGCCTGTGTTCACGCCTGAGGAAGAGATGGGCCCACCTGGCCTCCCCTCGTATGAGCAAGCCATTGCCAAATCTGGACAGCATGACGCCCCTCCTCCACCTTACCCAGG ATCCAAACCAGGAAGTATTCGACGGTAG
- the LOC118782170 gene encoding transmembrane gamma-carboxyglutamic acid protein 4-like isoform X1: MLLYLFLLCQFIQYGLTACTRRILRIINTEDSSNEVFVDEEAAKKFLGRHLLFNRFDFELFTPGNLERECKEEVCNYEEAREIFENIPATDAFWEMYTQADNLQPPSRLDVTALLIGLIAAGVTIIIIGLLFWYCCQRVCTVARSPGSSRVRTRRSNASLIIRRLEEVSMQPVFTPEEEMGPPGLPSYEQAIAKSGQHDAPPPPYPGSKPGSIRR, translated from the exons ATGCTTTTatacttatttttattgtgcCAATTTATTCAATATGGGCTGACTGCCTGTACAAGGAGGATATTGAGGATCATAAACACAGAGGACTCATCGAATGAAG TTTTTGTCGACGAGGAGGCCGCGAAAAAGTTCTTAGGACGCCACCTGTTGTTTAACCGATTTGACTTCGAGCTTTTTACCCCGGGGAATTTGGAAAGAGAGTGCAAGGAAGAAGTTTGCAACTATGAAGAAGCGCGagaaatttttgaaaatattccaGCCACA gatgcattctgggaaatgtacaCACAAG CAGATAATCTCCAGCCCCCATCAAGGTTAGATGTGACCGCCCTTCTCATCGGCCTAATTGCAGCTGGGGTGACCATAATTATCATCGGGCTGCTGTTTTGGTACTGCTGTCAAAGAGTGTGCACAGTTGCCAGATCCCCTGG CTCCTCTAGGGTACGCACACGGAGAAGTAATGCCTCCCTGATTATACGGAGGCTGGAAGAAGTCTCGATGCAGCCTGTGTTCACGCCTGAGGAAGAGATGGGCCCACCTGGCCTCCCCTCGTATGAGCAAGCCATTGCCAAATCTGGACAGCATGACGCCCCTCCTCCACCTTACCCAGG ATCCAAACCAGGAAGTATTCGACGGTAG